A window of the Miscanthus floridulus cultivar M001 chromosome 14, ASM1932011v1, whole genome shotgun sequence genome harbors these coding sequences:
- the LOC136504965 gene encoding probable serine/threonine-protein kinase At1g54610 yields MGCAASRHGAVSSPSYDVSSCSYNMSRSASASADLGGSSSALSIWSRPVRLEAFDNDDDDNERRRRSGREASATAAAVATTTTVRLGNVRRCVEGEQAAAGWPSWLSAVAAEAVHGWVPLRAESFEKLEKVGQGTYSSVFRARELATGRLVALKKVRFDSVEPESVRFMAREILILRRLRGHPNVVGLEGLITSRSSSSIYLVFEYLEHDLAGLNSSPDITFTEPQIKCYMRQLLEGLAHCHARGVMHRDIKCANLLVSNGGELKVADFGLANLFSPASAAPLTSRVVTLWYRPPELLLGATAYEPSVDLWSAGCVFAEMHARRPVLQGRTEVEQIHKIFKLCGSPPDDFWRRSGISHAAVFRPQQPYPSRLRDTFAASMPDHAFRLLATLLSLDPAARGTAAAALDAEYFTTAPYACEPANLPKYAPNKEMDAKFREESRRRSNLRNQGGEAAKRLSRGHKSMQLQDTNQSHVHAEESLPVVAENGGAVARNDGEPRLFVDLEPVPAISRRHGDGDHAAPCARTMSSSFKEPPRVADHLPLSGPVQLAASTGFAWAKKPRPDATTAAAAVTKRSGSKGPGTNNTNNGGGDGARTTSAAAAAPAAAAPYEVERQEMIKQWAQVADAFSASEAYNSRFRQTLDAKQLKTGKMYKGKVNRVDYSGPLLSQPRRIDELLHNHEQQIRQAGRRSWFKKGSKKEQH; encoded by the exons ATGGGGTGCGCGGCGTCGAGGCACGGGGCGGTGTCCTCGCCGTCGTACGACGTGTCGTCTTGCTCCTACAACATGTCCCGCAGCGCGTCGGCCTCAGCGGACCTGGGGGGCTCCTCGTCGGCGCTGTCGATATGGAGCCGGCCCGTGCGGCTGGAGGCGttcgacaacgacgacgacgacaacgagcggcggcggcggtcaggGAGGGAGgcgtcggcgacggcggcggcggtggccacgACGACGACAGTGCGGCTGGGGAACGTCCGGCGGTGCGTGGAGGGCGAGCAGGCGGCGGCCGGGTGGCCGTCGTGGCTGAGCGCGGTGGCCGCCGAGGCCGTGCACGGGTGGGTGCCGCTCCGCGCCGAGAGCTTCGAGAAGCTGGAGAAGGTCGGGCAGGGCACGTACAGCAGCGTGTTCCGGGCGCGGGAGCTCGCCACGGGGCGGCTGGTGGCGCTCAAGAAGGTCCGGTTCGACAGCGTGGAGCCCGAGAGCGTGCGGTTCATGGCGCGGGAGATCCTcatcctccgccgcctccgcggCCACCCCAACGTCGTCGGACTCGAGGGACTCATCAcctcccgctcctcctcctccatctaccTCGTCTTCGAGTACCTCGAGCACGACCTCGCCGGCCTCAACTCCTCCCCCGACATCACCTTCACCGAGCCCCAG aTCAAGTGCTACATGCGGCAGCTGCTGGAGGGGCTGGCGCACTGCCACGCGCGCGGGGTGATGCACCGGGACATCAAGTGCGCTAACCTGCTGGTGAGCAACGGCGGCGAGCTCAAGGTGGCGGACTTCGGGCTGGCGAACCTCTTCTCCCCGGCGTCTGCGGCGCCGCTGACCAGCCGGGTGGTCACGCTCTGGTACCGCCCGCCAGAGCTGCTCCTGGGCGCCACGGCGTACGAGCCCTCCGTCGACCTCTGGAGCGCCGGCTGCGTCTTCGCGGAGATGCACGCGCGCCGCCCCGTCCTGCAGGGACGCACCGAGGTCGAGCAGATCCACAAGATCTTCAAGCTCTGCGGCTCGCCACCCGACGACTTCTGGCGCCGGTCGGGGATCTCCCACGCCGCCGTCTTCCGCCCGCAGCAACCGTACCCGAGCCGACTCCGGGACACCTTCGCCGCGTCCATGCCCGACCACGCGTTCCGCCTCCTCGCCACGCTCCTCTCCCTCGACCCCGCCGCCcgcggcaccgccgccgccgccctcgacgCCGAG TACTTCACGACGGCGCCGTACGCGTGCGAGCCGGCGAACCTGCCCAAGTACGCGCCCAACAAGGAGATGGACGCCAAGTTCCGAGAAGAATCTAGAAG GAGGAGCAACCTCCGGAACCAAGGCGGCGAGGCGGCGAAGCGGCTGTCGAGGGGGCACAAGAGCATGCAGCTGCAGGACACGAACCAGAGCCACGTCCACGCCGAG GAATCGCTGCCCGTTGTGGCCGAGAACGGCGGCGCGGTGGCGAGGAACGACGGCGAGCCGCGGCTGTTCGTCGACCTGGAGCCCGTGCCGGCGATCAGCAGGCGGCACGGCGACGGCGACCACGCGGCGCCGTGCGCCAGGACCATGTCCAGCAGCTTCAAGGAGCCGCCCCGTGTCGCTGACCACCTCCCTCTCTCCGGCCCCGTGCAGCTCGCAGCGTCCACCGGCTTCGCCTGGGCCAAGAAGCCCCGGCCCGACGCCACGACGGCGGCAGCCGCTGTGACGAAGCGGAGCGGCTCCAAGGGGCCAGGGACCAACAACACCAACAACGGAGGAGGAGACGGAGCAAGAACCACCTCTGCCGCCGCAGCAGCACCAGCAGCGGCGGCACCATACGAGGTGGAGAGGCAGGAGATGATCAAGCAGTGGGCACAGGTCGCTGACGCCTTCAGCGCCTCTGAAGCTTACAACAGCAGGTTCAGGCAGACACTTGATGCCAAGCAACTCAAGACTGGAAAG ATGTACAAGGGGAAGGTGAACAGGGTGGACTACTCAGGGCCGCTGCTGTCACAGCCCCGGCGCATCGACGAGCTCCTGCACAACCACGAGCAGCAGATCCGGCAAGCTGGTCGCCGGTCATGGTTCAAGAAAG GCAGCAAGAAGGAGCAGCACTGA
- the LOC136505016 gene encoding uncharacterized protein, translating to MGIKAEGETYIPEYFDMEHSSVNSNGNVLPYHKENKPSVYLAEKFTIIASNGSVHYDKEMIKRTMLVHEATFRKQVYELHRLYKIQNDLMARFQREELNGCPSYADVLQPRSSASQALLGDVKGMQQTANPISGHDPKQSCIDLINESSSQYSVSGTPLRHNNVRPQKKMFDLQLPADVYADDDDDDDDDDDDDVEILEVRPSKSLPGANGSVLFGNVKLNLQNSEGYSHMKSWSTDIQAHHSSAAHILNKPVEESSSMNITDFLGVGISAPQNQRHVSQGVNLNLISLEAKLKEKCPGKASGSRFFGANEEIRSNNSFQQRKDDSNTSMAWYKQNCTGSSMGHYAPSASTFNHSILAPLGFNHALNPPWQSNNTSYLTKSHCGAAETFTAKDALSNGISMDSTSKAPYHHSLKIQGGAGYQKLPALHDNLMDIDLNDTPVDAAATFEQGSEKSVVDIRLKKPVSLMESQVPSSYAKDHSQILPCPTLYSESSTRVPAFPISDGAEKDSQCSPTLQYDLNIGPSIKCEADMEIQPQCKESDTDIRNLIDLNEALSIIDDPEMDAHESGEIVPHEPNDPSQDSLAIAAAERLVEMWNDSVQPASPQPDILHWFADLAISKDNTVLDKDSDDDFEAATLKLQETKSNEYHSTQRTTQEDNRNCGHSSAASDLVSKPQRGRGRGRRQRKDFQKDILPSLASLPKHEVSEDLRALGRSKPATPAKRGRNKQQPRGRRRARSVAVAMEVDETKVSPPPQASPSLVPADLDADALGITRWGRTTRRCRRLRYPPVNNASLRVA from the exons ATGGGAATAAAAGCTGAGGGCGAGACCTATATTCCAGAATACTTTGACATGGAACATTCTAGTGTAAATTCTAATGGCAATGTGTTGCCGTATCACAAGGAGAACAAACCAAGTGTGTATCTTGCTGAGAAGTTCACAATAATAGCTTCAAATGGATCTGTACATTACGACAAGGAAATGATAAAGCGGACAATGCTTGTACATGAAGCTACATTTCGGAAACAG GTGTATGAGCTTCACCGTCTTTACAAAATTCAGAACGACCTAATGGCACGGTTCCAAAGAGAAGAGCTCAATGGTTGTCCTAGTTATGCAGATGTATTGCAGCCAAGGTCCTCTGCATCACAGGCACTGCTTGGTGATGTTAAAGGAATGCAGCAAACTGCAAATCCTATTTCTGGACATGATCCTAAGCAATCATGCATCGATTTGATAAATGAAAGTAGTTCACAATATAGTGTGAGTGGAACTCCTTTGAGGCATAACAATGTTAGGCCTCAAAAGAAAATGTTCGACCTGCAGCTTCCAGCAGATGTATAcgctgacgacgacgatgacgacgacgatgatgatgatgatgatgtggagatACTGGAAGTGAGGCCTTCGAAAAGTTTGCCTGGGGCTAATGGTTCTGTTCTTTTTGGAAATGTCAAGCTCAACCTTCAAAATAGTGAGGGCTATTCACATATGAAGAGTTGGAGTACTGATATACAGGCACATCACAGCTCAGCTGCGCATATACTGAATAAACCAGTTGAAGAATCATCTAGTATGAATATAACAGATTTTCTTGGTGTGGGAATATCTGCTCCCCAGAACCAGCGTCATGTATCACAGGGAGTGAACTTGAACCTCATAAGCTTGGAAGCAAAACTAAAAGAAAAATGTCCTGGTAAAGCATCTGGTTCAAGGTTCTTTGgagcaaatgaggaaataaggagCAACAATTCATTTCAACAGAGAAAGGATg ACTCAAACACTAGCATGGCATGGTACAAACAAAATTGTACTGGTTCCTCAATGGGGCATTACGCTCCCAGTGCTAGCACCTTCAATCACTCGATCCTTGCTCCGCTTGGCTTCAATCATGCACTGAATCCTCCATGgcaaagcaacaacacaagctactTGACTAAGAGTCATTGTGGTGCTGCTGAAACATTCACTGCTAAGGATGCCCTTTCCAATGGTATCTCGATGGATTCTACTTCAAAGGCACCCTATCATCATTCACTGAAGATTCAGGGAGGTGCAGGATATCAAAAGCTTCCTGCACTCCATGATAACCTGATGGATATAGATCTGAATGACACACCGGTTGATGCCGCTGCCACTTTTGAACAGGGAAGCGAGAAATCAGTGGTTGATATCAGGCTCAAGAAACCAGTAAGCCTGATGGAATCACAAGTCCCATCAAGTTATGCAAAGGACCATTCCCAGATTTTGCCCTGCCCCACATTATATTCAGAAagtagcacaagagtccccgccTTCCCCATCAGTGATGGCGCTGAAAAAGATTCTCAGTGTTCACCCACTTTACAGTATGACCTAAACATTGGACCATCGATTAAGTGTGAAGCTGACATGGAAATTCAACCCCAGTGCAAGGAAAGTGACACAGATATTaggaatctcattgacctgaatGAAGCCTTGTCAATAATCGATGATCCAGAGATGGATGCTCATGAATCAGGTGAAATTGTTCCTCATGAACCCAATGATCCTTCACAGGATTCTCTTGCCATAGCAGCAGCAGAGAGGCTGGTAGAAATGTGGAATGATAGCGTTCAGCCAGCATCTCCTCAACCTGACATTTTGCATTGGTTCGCTGACCTAGCTATATCCAAAGATAACACAGTGTTGGACAAGGACAGTGATGATGACTTTGAGGCTGCAACACTGAAGCTGCAAGAAACCAAAAGCAACGAGTACCATTCAACACAAAGAACCACCCAGGAGGATAACCGTAACTGTGGCCATAGCTCTGCAGCTTCAGATCTTGTCTCAAAACCTCAGAGAGGTAGAGGGCGAGGACGTCGACAGAGGAAAGACTTTCAGAAGGACATCCTGCCAAGCCTTGCGTCATTACCGAAGCACGAGGTATCAGAGGATCTTCGTGCACTTGGAAGGTCCAAGCCAGCCACGCCCGCGAAACGTGGCAGGAACAAGCAGCAGCCGAGAGGGAGGCGCCGGGCAAGAAGCGTGGCTGTTGCCATGGAGGTAGACGAAACCAAGGTCAGCCCACCACCACAGGCATCACCATCTCTTGTCCCTGCTGACTTGGACGCGGATGCACTGGGCATAACAAGGTGGGGAAGGACCACCAGACGCTGTCGAAGGCTGAGATACCCGCCGGTGAACAATGCATCGTTGCGTGTAGCTTGA